The following nucleotide sequence is from Candidatus Flexicrinis affinis.
CCTGCCCTTGCGACATGCAGATCGGGATGACGCGTGTGCTGGCAACACCCTCATGCGTGGCAGATAAGCACTTGCCCGCCATCATCAAGCCTTCGACGCCGCGTGCAATCAAGCTGCGGATGGGGATGTCGTAGGTTTTTACGTTGCGGCTTTCGACCCATGTGCCGGCAGGGCGATGAATGTCGATGTGGTATCCACCCAGCGCAACGCCGTCTTCGAACTCCCGGCCTGCGACAAGGTCATCACCCGTCAGGACGTAGTCACCCATAATCCGGCGGCTCTCGCGCACACCGAGCATCGGCGCGATCTCGCGCAGCTCCGAGTTCTCGAATCCCGGCACCCAGTTCTTGAAGAAGCGCAGGAGCTGCGGAATCTGCTCGTACACCCGCACATACGCGTCGGTCATGCTGGTGACACTGGTCGGATCCAGCCCGAGCACGCGCGTCATCACGACCAGATACTCGTCATCGCGATGCAGCTTGACGCCGACAACGCGCGACTGCGGCACATCGTGGTCGCCGGCTTGACGCGCCTTCTCGACAAGCCCCGCGAACCCACCGCAAATGATCACCTTCATGCGGTCAAGCCGCGCAACCATTTTCTCAAAGAGGTCGGGATACGGAACCAACCACTCGCGGTACTTGAGCTCGGGATCCTTGCAGCCATCGACGAAACCCTGCCGGTTGACCCCGCCGATCTTGAACACCAATGTCGGAGCCTGAACCAAGCCGTCGCCGGTGCGGCCCTTCTCCCACTCCGCACCGCCGCGCGCCGCCACGTCGCCATCGCCGCTGCAGTCGATCACAACATCGGCAAGGATCGCCTGGCGCCCTGATTTGTGCTCGACCACGACACCTGTGATCCTGTCTCCTTCGCGCAGCGTGTCGACCACCTGCGTGTGCAGCATCAGCTTCACGCCCGACTCGATCATCATCTCCATCAGGAGAATCTTGTAGTGGTGACTGTCGACACTGATCGCAGATGAACACTTCGGGTCAAGCTCGAACGGAGATGCGGCATTGCGTGCCCACAGCCGCTGCACGATTTCGCCCGGCAGCCCCTTGATGATCTGGCGATAATCCTGATCGTGGAACCCGAGCCACGGCAGCGTAGCCGAGATGCCGCCGAGAAAACCGTGATACTCGATTAGCAGTGTTTCCGCGCCGTTGCGGGCCGCTGAGAGCGCGGCGTTTATGCCCGCTGCCCCGGAGCCGACCACGACGACTTGGGTACGAAGTGTTGAAAGCATGTGGTGAAGTCTCCCCATATTTTGGTCGCAACGGGTTACTCTTGGGGCACTTTAGGCGCAAGTGCAGCACTCAGCCGGTGTTTCGCCTCCGCGAGAACATCTGCTGGCAGCACGCCGCGTTCGGCAGCGGCGACGTTGTCGCGCAGATGATCCGGGTCGATGGTCGCAACAATCGCCGTATGCACATCGGGGTGACTGAGCGTGAAGCGCAGCACAAACGCGGTTCGCGTCTCGCCGTCGAGCAGGTCGTCAAGGCCTGCGCGCTCCCACAGACCATCTGCACCACCCTGCTCTGCT
It contains:
- a CDS encoding FAD-dependent oxidoreductase, with amino-acid sequence MGRLHHMLSTLRTQVVVVGSGAAGINAALSAARNGAETLLIEYHGFLGGISATLPWLGFHDQDYRQIIKGLPGEIVQRLWARNAASPFELDPKCSSAISVDSHHYKILLMEMMIESGVKLMLHTQVVDTLREGDRITGVVVEHKSGRQAILADVVIDCSGDGDVAARGGAEWEKGRTGDGLVQAPTLVFKIGGVNRQGFVDGCKDPELKYREWLVPYPDLFEKMVARLDRMKVIICGGFAGLVEKARQAGDHDVPQSRVVGVKLHRDDEYLVVMTRVLGLDPTSVTSMTDAYVRVYEQIPQLLRFFKNWVPGFENSELREIAPMLGVRESRRIMGDYVLTGDDLVAGREFEDGVALGGYHIDIHRPAGTWVESRNVKTYDIPIRSLIARGVEGLMMAGKCLSATHEGVASTRVIPICMSQGQAVGTAAALAVKAGKSPRDISPSVLRNTLIDQGAELRQSLGEPNWDAIAMIGQLPKDEPPTTGDRDAASQGVHAWVK